A window of the Lolium perenne isolate Kyuss_39 chromosome 7, Kyuss_2.0, whole genome shotgun sequence genome harbors these coding sequences:
- the LOC127311494 gene encoding short-chain dehydrogenase TIC 32 B, chloroplastic, whose amino-acid sequence MTTTMLSPLRYLAGTAGPSGFGSRTTAEEATDGAGDLSHITAIVTGATSGIGAETARVLAKRGARLVLPARNLKAAEDARARLLAELGPATDAGRVVVLPLDLSSLGSVRRFARRFLALRLPLNLLINNAGQFADRLAVSEDGVEMTFATNYLGHFLLTRLLLGRMAETARDTGVQGRVVNVSSTVHTWFAAADDPFAYLHRVTRKTTPYDPTKAYALSKLANVLHTNALAERLKEMGANVTANCVHPGIVRTRLIRDRAGLVTNTVFFLASKLLKTVHQAAATTCYAAVHPAVAGVSGKYFADCNEASPSKLASSSKEASKLWSFSEGITAEKEKQGVVHPTSFRLQVQNSNADRGMAIA is encoded by the exons ATGACCACTACCATGCTGAGCCCGCTGAGGTACCTGGCCGGCACGGCGGGCCCGAGCGGCTTCGGCTCGCGCACCACCGCCGAGGAGGCCACGGACGGCGCCGGCGACCTGAGCCACATCACCGCCATCGTCACGGGCGCCACGTCGGGGATCGGGGCGGAGACGGCGCGGGTGCTGGCCAAGCGCGGCGCCAGGCTGGTCCTCCCGGCAAGAAACCTCAAGGCGGCCGAGGACGCCCGCGCGCGCCTCCTCGCCGAGCTCGGCCCCGCCACGGACGCCGGCCGCGTCGTGGTGCTGCCGCTCGACCTCTCCTCCCTCGGCTCCGTCCGCCGCTTCGCCAGGCGCTTCCTCGCCCTCCGCCTCCCGCTCAACCTCCTCAT CAACAACGCGGGGCAGTTCGCGGACCGGTTGGCGGTGTCGGAGGACGGGGTGGAGATGACGTTCGCCACCAACTACCTGGGCCACTTCCTGCTCACCAGGCTGCTGCTGGGGAGGATGGCGGAGACGGCGAGGGACACCGGCGTCCAGGGCCGCGTCGTCAACGTCTCATCCACCGTCCACACTTGGTTCGCCGCCGCCGACGACCCCTTCGCCTACCTCCACCGAGTCACCCGCAAGACCAC GCCGTACGATCCGACGAAGGCCTACGCCCTCTCCAAGCTCGCCAACGTGCTCCACACCAACGCACTCGCCGAGCGTCTCAAG GAGATGGGCGCGAACGTGACGGCTAACTGCGTCCACCCCGGCATCGTCAGGACACGCCTCATCCGCGACCGTGCCGGCCTCGTCACCA ATACAGTGTTCTTCCTGGCATCCAAGCTCCTCAAGACGGTTCATCAG GCAGCCGCAACGACATGCTACGCGGCGGTGCACCCAGCGGTGGCGGGGGTGTCGGGCAAGTACTTCGCGGACTGCAACGAGGCGTCGCCGTCGAAGCTAGCGTCCAGCTCCAAGGAGGCCTCCAAGCTGTGGAGCTTCTCCGAAGGCATCACCGCTGAGAAGGAGAAGCAGGGCGTTGTCCATCCCACAAGCTTCAGGCTCCAGGTTCAGAACTCCAACGCCGACCGCGGCATGGCTATCGCCTAG